A part of Aspergillus flavus chromosome 5, complete sequence genomic DNA contains:
- the ustA gene encoding ustA: MKLILTLLVSGLCALAAPAAKRDGVEDYAIGIDKRNSVEDYAIGIDKRNSVEDYAIGIDKRNSVEDYAIGIDKRNSVEDYAIGIDKRNTVEDYAIGIDKRNSVEDYAIGIDKRNTVEDYAIGIDKRNSVEDYAIGIDKRNSVEDYAIGIDKRGGSVEDYAIGIDKRNSVEDYAIGIDKRNSVEDYAIGIDKRGSVEDYAIGIDKKRGTVEDYAIGIDKRGGSVEDYAIGIDKRHGGH; the protein is encoded by the exons ATGAAGCTTATTCTTACTCTACTCGTATCGGGCCTCTGTGCCCTGGCTGCCCCTGCGGCTAAG CGTGATGGCGTCGAGGATTACGCTATCGGCATTGATAAGCGTAACTCAGTTGAAGACTACGCTATCGGCATTGATAAGCGTAACTCAGTTGAAGACTACGCTATTGGCATCGACAAGCGCAATTCTGTCGAGGACTACGCTATCGGAATTGACAAGCGTAACTCAGTTGAAGACTACGCTATCGGAATTGATAAGCGGAACACGGTTGAGGATTATGCTATTGGCATCGACAAGCGTAACTCAGTTGAGGACTACGCTATTGGTATCGACAAGCGGAACACGGTTGAGGATTATGCTATTGGCATTGACAAGCGTAACTCCGTTGAGGACTACGCGATTGGTATTGATAAGCGCAACTCCGTTGAAGATTATGCTATTGGCATTGATAAGCGTGGTGGCTCAGTTGAAGACTACGCTATCGGCATCGACAAGCGCAATTCTGTGGAAGACTACGCAATTGGTATCGACAAGCGCAACTCTGTTGAGGACTACGCCATTGGTATTGACAAGCGTGGTTCAGTTGAAGACTACGCTATCGGCATTGATAAGAAGCGCGGTACTGTTGAAGACTACGCTATTGGCATCGACAAGCGTGGAGGATCAGTTGAGGATTATGCCATTGGTATCGACAAGCGCCATGGAGGGCATTAA
- the ustYa gene encoding ustYa (domain of unknown function-domain containing protein), with amino-acid sequence MFSYFFRSREIKMAERSSNGYKEVPVRQSEESTIAEEEKDTLLEARSYSRRDRKRSRSKAVWFLIALLLLSNIGLLGGLIHYFRKTHHKEKDVPWLPPKTAPTRKLFVFQTLYGEPLNPEAEKAWDELMPIGRGFVNINNDTALPDQPGLDQSLPHQRAMISVFHQLHCIYMTREGYYAAREGNLDQVNAAHLMHCWDYLRQAIMCHADTTLEWIPAPPNDKGSTGWGVEHTCGDFDAIARWAEDNRLKTTYGIH; translated from the exons ATGTTTTCATATTTCTTTCGGTCcagagaaataaaaatggcAGAGCGCTCATCTAATGGGTACAAAGAAGTACCGGTGCGCCAATCCGAAGAATCAACTatcgccgaagaagaaaaagacacaTTATTAGAAGCTCGGTCGTACTCGAGACGAGACAGGAAGCGATCTCGTTCGAAAGCTGTCTGGTTTCTCATTGCGTTGCTCTTATTGTCGAATATCGGGCTGTTGGGAGGTCTCATCCATTACTTCCGGAAGACGCATCACAAGGAAAAGGATGTTCCTTGGTTACCCCCGAAGACAG CCCCAACTCGAAAACTTTTCGTTTTTCAGACGTTGTATGGAGAACCTCTCAATCCTGAGGCGGAAAAGGCTTGGGACGAATTGATGCCGA TTGGACGAGGCTTCGTGAATATCAACAACGACACAGCACTTCCCGACCAGCCTGGTCTGGATCAATCTCTTCCCCACCAACGTGCAATGATTTCCGTGTTCCACCAGCTCCACTGCATT TATATGACCCGAGAGGGCTACTACGCCGCTCGAGAAGGGAACCTCGACCAAGTTAATGCAGCGCATCTCATGCATTGCTGGGACTACCTGAGACAGGCTATCATGTGTCACGCGGACACGACTCTAGAATGGATTCCTGCGCCTCCGAATGACAAGGGAAGTACGGGATGGGGCGTTGAGCATACGTGTGGTGATTTCGATGCTATTGCTCGATGGGCCGAGGACAATAGGTTGAAGACGACGTATGGGATTCATTAA